From one Gracilibacillus salinarum genomic stretch:
- a CDS encoding phage head-tail adapter protein: MRKFEYKPPRLHSGQLRTPTTFYEYEPNQGPEPGEQEKRTLYECMAKIDEVWLKDVELAKSNGTLSDITITIRDPLQEYVPTDKHYISIEHPQYKNNRYNVKHVQPDPQNNRFINVIAELVT; the protein is encoded by the coding sequence TGCGAAAATTTGAATATAAACCACCTCGCTTGCACAGTGGTCAATTGAGAACACCTACCACTTTCTATGAATATGAACCCAATCAAGGTCCTGAACCTGGCGAACAAGAAAAGCGCACTTTGTATGAATGCATGGCCAAGATTGATGAAGTGTGGTTGAAAGACGTGGAATTAGCCAAATCAAACGGCACGTTATCAGACATTACGATCACCATACGTGATCCATTACAGGAGTATGTACCGACTGATAAGCATTATATTTCGATTGAGCATCCACAGTACAAAAATAATCGATACAACGTTAAACATGTTCAGCCGGATCCACAAAACAATCGTTTTATTAATGTGATAGCGGAGTTGGTCACATGA
- a CDS encoding DUF3168 domain-containing protein — MDILDMVYKALIADAYIYDQAFGRIKFYEYPETGDVDNPYIVIDPIDTPTPSQYADDQWTKLDFLLQIDVWSRDRKLTEEISDKIRDVIWKTFRFAQRAGPKEYDQGVFRDARRYRGSLYREDLNNL, encoded by the coding sequence ATGGACATCTTAGACATGGTTTATAAAGCATTAATTGCTGATGCCTATATTTATGACCAAGCTTTTGGACGTATTAAGTTTTATGAATATCCTGAAACAGGGGATGTCGATAATCCATATATCGTGATTGATCCTATTGATACACCGACACCTAGTCAATATGCAGATGATCAATGGACAAAGCTAGATTTTTTACTACAGATTGACGTTTGGAGTCGAGATAGGAAATTAACTGAAGAGATCTCTGATAAGATTCGAGATGTCATATGGAAGACATTCCGATTCGCTCAGCGAGCAGGGCCAAAAGAATATGATCAAGGTGTTTTTCGTGATGCTAGGAGGTATCGCGGTTCTTTGTATAGAGAAGATTTAAATAATTTATAG
- a CDS encoding major tail protein — protein MAGEEKNYRSSTGVDEFHYGIVGDELIAASIERVKFLQNITVEMPQEIVPAYGDNTTAELAVSSGDVSVTSGFHKIPIEDKQNLLGWESVEGLTAAGSNDNPPYVACVFAKTYEDGSTEYVGLPKGIFTRPSINGNTKGGSTEFSSEEITAQFMDRQVTGFSEEKSVIFARDAKGDTTNRDALFQKVFGQAYPTTTTTTSSTTTSTTVGA, from the coding sequence ATGGCAGGAGAAGAAAAGAACTATAGATCATCCACAGGCGTGGATGAATTTCACTATGGCATTGTAGGAGATGAATTAATTGCAGCTTCTATTGAACGAGTGAAGTTTTTGCAAAATATCACAGTGGAAATGCCGCAAGAAATTGTGCCAGCTTACGGCGATAACACTACTGCAGAATTAGCTGTTTCTAGTGGTGATGTTAGTGTTACATCTGGCTTTCATAAAATCCCTATTGAAGACAAACAGAATCTGTTAGGATGGGAATCTGTTGAGGGATTAACGGCAGCAGGTAGTAATGACAATCCACCATATGTCGCATGCGTATTTGCGAAAACTTATGAAGATGGTTCGACAGAATACGTAGGTTTACCGAAAGGTATTTTCACAAGACCATCAATTAACGGTAATACCAAAGGTGGAAGCACGGAGTTTTCGAGTGAAGAAATCACAGCGCAATTTATGGATCGACAAGTAACAGGTTTCTCAGAAGAAAAATCGGTTATATTTGCACGAGATGCTAAAGGAGACACCACTAATCGTGATGCTTTATTTCAAAAGGTGTTTGGCCAAGCATATCCAACAACGACAACTACTACTTCTAGCACTACGACGTCAACCACAGTCGGAGCATAA
- the gpG gene encoding phage tail assembly chaperone G, with protein sequence MANLKRNMLELVKNPEGVLKGDEPEIEKVWTPAFIPLRVARNAIEVWHEVETDRTMSEADRFDKIADFVANEVFAGKITTDDIYNRLHAPGGQDVLKQQLIFVAQGQQSDDTKNFLAKKS encoded by the coding sequence ATGGCTAATTTAAAACGAAACATGTTAGAACTTGTGAAAAATCCAGAAGGCGTCTTAAAAGGCGACGAACCAGAAATTGAAAAAGTATGGACACCAGCATTTATTCCATTACGTGTAGCTCGCAATGCAATTGAAGTATGGCATGAAGTAGAAACAGATCGAACCATGTCCGAAGCAGACCGATTTGATAAAATTGCCGATTTCGTTGCTAACGAGGTATTCGCCGGCAAGATTACTACGGATGATATTTACAATCGTCTGCACGCTCCAGGAGGTCAAGACGTTTTAAAACAACAACTTATTTTTGTGGCACAAGGACAACAGTCAGATGACACAAAAAACTTCCTGGCGAAGAAAAGTTAA
- the gpGT gene encoding phage tail assembly chaperone GT — MPIHYVVQLMQDKNKPQKKDSLIAAFGG; from the coding sequence ATGCCTATTCATTATGTTGTGCAGCTGATGCAAGATAAAAACAAACCACAGAAAAAAGATTCACTTATTGCGGCTTTTGGTGGCTAG